From Natronorubrum halophilum, a single genomic window includes:
- a CDS encoding DUF7344 domain-containing protein, with protein sequence MSSADPPSWYHRFEDAEVDEASELYRGLADERRRVVLSVLDQRNTPKSESQLARLVAAQETGESPNAVSTADRERVQLSLHHVHLPHLEAIGLIEQTEDLHIACTQHPFWTTVDFRTLLTVDDDAPVTLTATFEALANRYRRAIMVLLKEQQALDVEEIAEELGRTPLSGQELPKLTAELVHCHLPKLEEARVVDVDSSESRIRYTGNVVLEKWFLEPRTQQEELEDMLMSRSYGNYER encoded by the coding sequence ATGAGCTCAGCAGACCCCCCCTCTTGGTACCACCGCTTCGAAGACGCTGAGGTGGATGAAGCAAGCGAACTGTACCGCGGACTCGCCGACGAGCGGCGACGGGTGGTCCTCTCCGTCCTTGACCAGCGTAATACGCCGAAATCGGAGTCACAACTCGCCCGACTTGTTGCCGCGCAGGAAACAGGGGAATCACCGAACGCAGTCTCTACCGCCGATCGTGAACGAGTTCAGCTATCACTCCACCATGTCCATCTGCCGCACCTCGAAGCAATTGGCCTGATCGAACAGACTGAGGATCTCCATATAGCCTGCACTCAGCATCCATTCTGGACCACCGTTGACTTTCGCACGCTCCTGACGGTGGACGACGACGCTCCCGTTACTTTGACAGCAACCTTCGAAGCACTCGCTAATCGTTACCGTCGGGCGATCATGGTTCTCTTGAAGGAGCAGCAAGCGCTCGACGTGGAAGAGATCGCAGAAGAACTTGGTAGGACGCCGCTCTCGGGCCAGGAGCTCCCGAAATTGACGGCGGAACTCGTGCACTGCCACCTCCCGAAGCTGGAGGAAGCCCGTGTTGTGGATGTCGATTCAAGCGAGAGTCGTATCCGCTACACAGGGAACGTCGTTCTTGAGAAATGGTTCTTGGAACCCCGGACGCAGCAGGAGGAGTTAGAAGACATGCTAATGAGTAGATCCTATGGCAATTATGAACGATAG
- a CDS encoding Cdc6/Cdc18 family protein produces the protein MTRSFKSSISPVSTYQLEWIADETGGVARWAIKSVLAAAELADERGHESIHESDIAYSFERAKAKIRKANLQASPVTQQRLYELVRAVGPTGGVKMKRAYLEHQEAIAGRDNDPVTWRQAGNYLSKMRTTT, from the coding sequence GTGACTCGATCGTTCAAAAGCTCGATCTCGCCCGTCAGCACTTATCAACTCGAATGGATCGCCGACGAGACGGGTGGGGTGGCCCGGTGGGCGATCAAGTCAGTACTGGCCGCTGCGGAACTGGCCGACGAGCGTGGACACGAGTCTATCCACGAGTCCGACATCGCCTATTCATTCGAGCGGGCGAAAGCGAAGATTCGAAAGGCGAATCTACAGGCATCGCCGGTGACACAGCAGCGATTGTACGAACTCGTACGCGCAGTCGGGCCGACCGGTGGCGTCAAAATGAAACGTGCCTACCTCGAGCACCAAGAAGCGATCGCCGGTCGAGACAACGATCCAGTCACGTGGCGGCAAGCCGGGAACTACTTGAGCAAGATGAGGACTACGACCTGA
- a CDS encoding universal stress protein → MSNASDSTQSDLLAHVLVPVAHEDDALKTAIALEPYDPDHVTALHVVEKGAGVPDKTPVEQSEELAAESYAAVRRVFPDAGDHTAYARNVVGSIFEAADDVNASAIAYRSRGGNRLVQFLSGDRSLKLVTQADRPVIALPQTDTNE, encoded by the coding sequence ATGAGCAACGCGAGCGACTCCACTCAGAGTGATCTTCTCGCTCATGTTCTCGTCCCGGTCGCACACGAGGACGATGCCCTGAAGACGGCAATAGCGCTCGAACCGTACGACCCCGACCACGTGACGGCGCTCCACGTCGTCGAAAAGGGAGCGGGGGTACCGGACAAAACGCCTGTTGAGCAATCCGAGGAGTTGGCCGCAGAGTCGTACGCTGCCGTTCGCCGGGTGTTTCCCGACGCCGGCGATCACACCGCTTACGCTCGCAATGTCGTCGGATCGATCTTTGAGGCTGCCGACGATGTTAACGCGAGCGCAATCGCCTACCGTTCTCGCGGAGGCAATCGGCTCGTTCAGTTTCTATCAGGTGACCGATCGCTCAAACTCGTTACTCAGGCAGATCGGCCGGTCATTGCCCTGCCGCAGACGGATACGAACGAGTAG